The following proteins are encoded in a genomic region of Necator americanus strain Aroian chromosome II, whole genome shotgun sequence:
- a CDS encoding hypothetical protein (NECATOR_CHRII.G4689.T1), with amino-acid sequence MKKEMYRPDATSYIQPIAPVPLIRQPTFQKAQLMWPFDPESITIPLWARDKYRLTQYCPARNDVDIGAGQRVGLLTKWDTIKLNTMYCPERVNADPQRGPCVVPRAKDAEEFKRRVWAYKRLLSRNKARKI; translated from the exons atgaaaaaggaaatgtatCGGCCGGATGCTACTTCTTATATTCAACCGATTgc ACCAGTGCCCTTGATCCGTCAGCCCACTTTCCAAAAGGCTCAGCTGATGTGGCCATTCGATCCGGAAAGCATTACCATCCCATTGTGGGCAAGGGATAA ATATCGCCTTACTCAATATTGCCCCGCTCGGAATGATGTTGATATTGGAGCTGGACAAAGAGTAGGATTACTTACTAA ATGGGATACTATCAAATTGAACACAATGTACTGCCCAGAACGAGTGAACGCCGATCCACAACGAGGACCATGCGTTGTACCACGCGCCAAGGATGCGGAAGAGTTCAAGCGCAGAGTTTGGGCATACAAACGTCTGTTGAGTAGGaacaaagcaagaaaaatctag